A single region of the Ziziphus jujuba cultivar Dongzao chromosome 10, ASM3175591v1 genome encodes:
- the LOC112489635 gene encoding uncharacterized protein LOC112489635 gives MKGLMTCGFSLPSTCDLCFGDLKSSRHLFLSCLYAHCIWDYISLWFPVVLDTSVAMVDFFLHCMNMSLSPQLTNLFQAAVFPAISSIWHAQNQIYEKRLSKPLRPKVINIDDDFKADFQNFKDDLDVDDDDDVLDVKPFTFST, from the exons ATGAAAGGCTTGATGACATGTGGTTTTTCTTTGCCTTCGACATGTGATTTGTGTTTTGGTGATTTAAAATCATCTCGGCATCTGTTTTTGTCTTGTCTGTATGCTCATTGCATTTGGGACTATATTAGCCTTTGGTTTCCAGTGGTTCTTGATACTTCGGTGGCTATGGTGGATTTCTTCTTGCATTGCATGAATATGTCTCTTAGTCCTCAATTGACAAATTTATTCCAAGCTGCGGTGTTCCCTGCTATTTCTTCCATTTGGCATGCTCAGAATCAAA TTTACGAGAAGCGACTCTCAAAGCCTTTGAGGCCAAAGGTGAttaatattgatgatgatttcaAGGCTGATTTCCAAAATTTCAAGGATGATTTGGATGTTGACGATGATGACGATGTGCTTGATGTCAAGCCTTTCACTTTCTCTACTTGA